A window of Raineyella sp. W15-4 contains these coding sequences:
- a CDS encoding PIG-L family deacetylase, which produces MAESVNEDALTDWGEVLLISPHLDDALLSAYEIAHRTGAEVWTVLAGDPDEPVTTWWDQLCGFPDSHTAMTARRAEDAAACAAAGVRHRHFDGLDATYTTPSRRARDLGQLQRSLLDWVQGRRGRTCTVVLPACAGIPILSRFVDPMLRTVWRPVPAFPTTTPVPATRRLRTLLGKVVRRAANYEYRLRLALAGGGQGPNVNPDHLTVRDAALAVLADQPGPTVVLIEDLPYLWGAPADGQVARIARRHGWVPAPLVLPVDRAAKCAVVSHYASQLAAVDPEGRLRTAEGVPGTERAWVMRAGTHQDGA; this is translated from the coding sequence GTGGCGGAAAGCGTGAACGAGGATGCGTTGACCGATTGGGGAGAGGTGCTGCTCATCTCGCCGCATCTCGATGATGCATTGTTGAGTGCCTACGAAATTGCCCATCGCACCGGGGCCGAGGTCTGGACTGTGTTGGCAGGAGATCCGGATGAGCCGGTCACAACCTGGTGGGACCAACTGTGCGGTTTCCCCGACTCGCACACCGCGATGACCGCGCGGCGGGCCGAGGATGCCGCCGCCTGCGCGGCCGCCGGGGTGAGACACCGTCACTTCGACGGATTGGATGCGACGTACACCACACCTTCCCGTCGCGCCCGGGACCTGGGTCAGCTGCAGCGCAGCCTGTTGGACTGGGTGCAGGGCCGGCGTGGCCGAACCTGTACGGTGGTCCTTCCGGCCTGTGCCGGCATCCCGATCCTGTCGCGGTTCGTGGATCCGATGCTCCGAACGGTGTGGCGCCCCGTCCCGGCCTTCCCGACCACCACTCCGGTTCCCGCCACCCGCCGCCTCAGGACCCTCCTGGGCAAGGTCGTTCGCCGAGCGGCGAACTACGAGTACCGTCTGCGACTCGCTCTGGCCGGCGGGGGGCAGGGCCCGAACGTCAATCCGGACCATCTCACGGTGCGCGACGCCGCGCTGGCCGTTCTGGCCGACCAGCCGGGGCCGACGGTGGTGCTGATCGAGGACCTGCCCTACCTGTGGGGAGCTCCCGCCGACGGCCAGGTGGCCCGGATCGCCCGGAGGCACGGGTGGGTGCCGGCGCCGCTGGTGCTGCCGGTCGACAGAGCCGCCAAATGTGCCGTCGTATCGCACTACGCGTCTCAGCTGGCGGCGGTGGACCCGGAAGGACGACTCCGGACTGCCGAGGGCGTGCCCGGCACGGAAAGAGCGTGGGTGATGAGAGCCGGTACGCACCAGGACGGTGCCTGA
- a CDS encoding glycosyltransferase family 4 protein, producing MSRRPLRIVHCISSAAFAGVERHVALLAAGQAAAGHPVAVIGGEGRAMHAAFGGRNVLHREASSVTEVIRELAAFRHSDIVHAHMTAAEVAATVAPAVRSRPVVATRHFAQRRGMSRSGRLVAPVVARRLAAQIAISGYVAQAIDGPSTVVHPGVLDAPPVAPEDRRRTVLVVQRLEREKRTEDAIEVFASSGLADQGWRLTIAGDGSQRRDLADLARRRGVGPVTDFLGHRRDVPALMRSAGLLLAPCDIEGLGLTVLEAMAEGLPVVACAAGGHLETAGVAPGSALYPAGDLSRGAGLLCGLAADEQQRRRYGQALRDIQRRRFTVEAQVAGTDAVYRSALGGDTGGVPA from the coding sequence ATGAGCCGGCGTCCGCTGCGGATCGTCCACTGCATCAGTTCGGCCGCGTTCGCCGGAGTGGAACGTCACGTGGCGCTGCTCGCCGCCGGGCAGGCTGCCGCCGGCCATCCGGTGGCGGTGATCGGCGGTGAGGGACGTGCCATGCACGCCGCCTTCGGTGGGCGGAACGTCCTGCACCGGGAAGCCTCCTCGGTCACCGAGGTGATCCGGGAGCTCGCCGCCTTCCGGCACAGCGACATCGTGCACGCCCACATGACCGCGGCGGAAGTGGCGGCGACCGTCGCTCCGGCCGTCCGGTCCCGGCCGGTGGTCGCCACCAGGCACTTCGCGCAACGGCGGGGGATGAGCCGCTCCGGCCGTCTGGTCGCCCCGGTGGTCGCCCGGCGGCTGGCGGCCCAGATCGCCATCAGCGGGTACGTGGCACAGGCGATCGACGGGCCGAGCACGGTCGTGCATCCGGGGGTGCTCGACGCCCCACCGGTCGCCCCGGAGGATCGGCGGCGTACGGTGCTGGTCGTCCAGCGGCTGGAGCGGGAGAAGCGGACCGAGGATGCCATCGAGGTGTTCGCGTCGTCCGGACTGGCCGATCAGGGCTGGCGGCTGACCATCGCCGGGGACGGCTCGCAACGGCGCGACCTGGCGGATCTGGCCCGGCGGCGGGGCGTCGGCCCGGTGACCGACTTCCTCGGCCATCGCCGCGACGTGCCGGCGCTGATGCGGTCGGCAGGTCTCCTGCTGGCACCCTGTGACATCGAGGGACTCGGCCTGACCGTGCTGGAGGCGATGGCCGAGGGCCTGCCGGTGGTGGCCTGCGCCGCCGGCGGACATCTGGAGACCGCCGGTGTCGCGCCGGGCAGCGCGCTCTACCCGGCCGGCGATCTCTCCCGCGGGGCAGGCCTGCTGTGCGGCCTCGCCGCCGATGAACAGCAGCGGCGCAGGTACGGGCAGGCACTGCGCGACATCCAGCGCCGACGATTCACCGTGGAGGCACAAGTGGCGGGGACCGACGCCGTCTACCGGAGCGCGTTGGGTGGGGACACCGGAGGCGTACCGGCATGA
- a CDS encoding glycosyltransferase family 4 protein produces the protein MSARRHVHVITPGDHYSPRTGSAIPTVVHGLCGSTPAGEPRPAVVVRRDTYPDRYDSADIIEYDGARPLPLGPRSARYLDGGLGSLGLPRVSARHDFAATVCDQGSWEPSIVLAHNAPQLVPLIDSHRHVPVLYAHNQLLRTYRSWESRRVLSRVAAIICVSEALAEQTAAFLPRSLRDRLRVVHNGVDVEAFRREGATPAERETAPAGSGPLHVVFVGRMIPDKGADVLVDALVRLDRPDIRLTLVGSSGFSASDPLTPYEREVRAGAATLGDRVDIRPFAPRREVSRLLQGADVVVVPSRWPEPFALTVLEGMAAGAAVIGSDIGGIPESVRGVGILVPPGDSAGLAEALEGLTDDRALLARTAQACLRYARAHDWSTAAAALRQALDGVA, from the coding sequence ATGAGTGCCCGGCGGCATGTCCATGTGATCACCCCCGGCGACCACTACTCGCCGCGGACCGGCAGTGCCATCCCGACCGTGGTGCACGGCCTGTGCGGCAGCACACCGGCCGGCGAGCCCCGCCCGGCGGTGGTGGTGCGCCGCGACACCTACCCGGACCGGTACGACAGTGCCGACATCATCGAGTACGACGGGGCCCGTCCGCTGCCGCTCGGGCCGCGATCGGCGCGGTACCTCGACGGCGGCCTGGGGAGCCTCGGCCTGCCGCGGGTCTCGGCCCGCCACGACTTCGCCGCGACGGTGTGTGACCAGGGCTCCTGGGAGCCGTCGATCGTGCTCGCCCACAACGCCCCCCAACTGGTGCCGCTGATCGACAGCCACCGGCACGTGCCGGTGCTCTATGCCCACAACCAGCTGCTGCGGACGTACCGGAGCTGGGAGTCCCGCCGGGTGCTGTCCCGGGTGGCCGCGATCATCTGTGTGAGTGAGGCCCTGGCCGAACAGACGGCGGCGTTCCTGCCCCGGTCGTTGCGCGACCGGCTCCGGGTGGTGCACAACGGGGTGGATGTCGAGGCCTTCCGGAGGGAGGGCGCGACCCCGGCGGAGCGGGAGACTGCCCCGGCGGGCTCCGGGCCGCTGCACGTCGTTTTCGTCGGCCGGATGATCCCGGACAAGGGTGCCGATGTGCTGGTCGACGCGCTGGTGCGGCTCGACCGCCCGGACATCCGTCTCACCCTGGTGGGGTCGAGCGGGTTCAGCGCGTCCGATCCGCTGACGCCGTACGAGCGGGAGGTGCGGGCCGGGGCCGCGACCCTGGGGGACCGGGTGGACATCCGACCGTTCGCGCCGCGCCGTGAGGTGTCCCGGCTGCTGCAGGGCGCCGATGTGGTGGTGGTGCCGTCCCGGTGGCCGGAGCCCTTCGCGCTCACCGTGCTGGAGGGGATGGCGGCCGGTGCCGCGGTGATCGGCTCCGACATCGGCGGGATCCCCGAGTCCGTCCGCGGGGTCGGGATCCTCGTGCCGCCGGGCGACAGCGCCGGCCTCGCCGAGGCGCTGGAGGGACTCACCGACGACCGCGCCCTGCTGGCCCGCACCGCCCAGGCCTGCCTGCGGTATGCCCGGGCGCACGACTGGTCGACCGCTGCCGCGGCCCTGCGGCAGGCGCTGGACGGGGTGGCGTGA
- a CDS encoding glycosyltransferase family 2 protein, which produces MSESKGTPAEGLVSVIVPVYDVEDLLPRCVDSVLGQTYPCFELILVDDGSPDRSGEICDDYAAADSRIRCVHQANGGLSAARNAGVDIAAGEFLTFIDSDDWVDPDYLAELMKLLRSEDADIAVGGLLRTGAGPDDPLDGGLTKPLTLSGHEALTALYGELRVLLTVACGKIFRTELFTDLRFPVGRLHEDIYSSCRLLHCARRVVLTPEPRYFYWQRPDSIMGAARGGSWRSLSDSIENYLDNAAFLGEVGFSDIQIRALRMATDYYADLVKFHSVTSPADSAEWNEQAAERLRKSVQQGLASCPGHYWARALLFVKLRFPRTVGSLAARIRGWGLHHGYGGRT; this is translated from the coding sequence ATGAGCGAGAGCAAGGGGACACCGGCCGAGGGTCTGGTGAGCGTCATTGTGCCGGTGTATGACGTCGAGGATCTCCTTCCCCGCTGCGTGGATTCCGTTCTCGGACAGACCTACCCGTGCTTCGAACTGATCCTGGTCGACGACGGCTCGCCCGACCGATCCGGTGAGATCTGCGATGACTATGCCGCCGCCGACTCGCGGATCCGCTGCGTACACCAGGCCAACGGCGGATTGTCGGCTGCCCGGAATGCCGGTGTCGACATTGCGGCGGGGGAGTTTCTCACCTTCATCGACAGTGACGACTGGGTCGACCCGGACTATCTGGCGGAGCTGATGAAGCTCCTCCGGTCAGAGGATGCCGACATCGCTGTGGGTGGGTTGTTGCGCACCGGCGCTGGGCCCGACGACCCACTGGACGGTGGGTTGACCAAGCCGCTGACCCTGTCGGGCCACGAGGCCCTCACGGCGCTGTACGGCGAATTGCGTGTGCTGCTGACAGTGGCCTGCGGCAAGATCTTCCGCACCGAGCTGTTCACCGACCTGAGGTTTCCGGTGGGCCGGCTGCACGAGGATATCTACTCCTCGTGCCGACTCCTGCACTGCGCGCGCCGTGTGGTGCTGACCCCCGAGCCGCGTTATTTCTACTGGCAACGCCCCGACAGCATCATGGGCGCGGCCCGTGGAGGGTCGTGGAGGTCACTGTCGGATTCCATTGAGAACTACCTGGACAATGCCGCCTTCCTCGGCGAGGTCGGATTCTCCGACATACAGATCCGGGCACTCCGGATGGCGACCGATTACTATGCGGACTTGGTGAAGTTCCATTCGGTCACGTCCCCCGCTGATTCCGCGGAATGGAACGAACAGGCCGCCGAGCGGCTCAGGAAATCCGTCCAGCAGGGCTTGGCGTCCTGTCCGGGCCATTACTGGGCAAGAGCCCTGCTGTTCGTCAAGCTGCGGTTCCCCCGGACGGTCGGATCCCTTGCGGCTCGGATCAGAGGTTGGGGGCTGCACCATGGGTACGGTGGGCGCACGTGA
- a CDS encoding glycosyltransferase family 2 protein — MAAELLAADHSAPVEGGPLVSMIMATNRVSPFLREALDSITRQSYPDVEIIVVDDGCPDRVALAEQLGRFPGLVVVRQRASGVSVARNVGIDRARGALVGFFDDDDRYPPDWVEQHVRAHTELPEVTLTYGDVRSIDADGRLLGLDVSRQADLHDIFRRDVAVFAGSMVVRRDALVRVGGFSPLLRYAEDLDLVLRLALQGPLRHVAGAVMDYRTHADNVTRGHRELVAAIGDVIDWHRAAALRAGRDDLVRDLATSRAANGRFAFWSAQRVARTELRSGGTAAAVRELLWAVRAAPTAPLSWLRKRLGRRS; from the coding sequence GTGGCCGCCGAGCTCCTGGCTGCCGACCACTCCGCGCCCGTCGAGGGCGGACCGCTGGTGTCGATGATCATGGCGACCAACCGGGTGTCGCCGTTCCTGCGCGAGGCGCTGGACAGCATCACCCGGCAGAGCTACCCGGATGTCGAGATCATCGTGGTGGACGACGGCTGCCCTGATCGTGTCGCGTTGGCGGAGCAGTTGGGCCGCTTCCCCGGCCTGGTCGTCGTCCGCCAGCGGGCCTCCGGCGTGTCGGTCGCCCGCAACGTGGGGATCGACCGGGCCCGGGGAGCCCTGGTGGGCTTCTTCGACGACGATGACCGTTACCCTCCCGATTGGGTCGAGCAGCATGTCCGGGCTCACACCGAGCTGCCCGAGGTCACGCTGACCTATGGCGACGTCCGGTCGATCGATGCCGACGGGCGTCTGCTGGGGCTCGACGTCTCACGGCAGGCGGATCTCCATGACATCTTCCGCCGGGACGTGGCGGTGTTCGCCGGGTCGATGGTGGTGCGCCGGGACGCGCTGGTCCGGGTCGGCGGCTTCAGTCCGCTGCTGCGCTACGCCGAGGACCTGGATCTCGTCCTCAGGCTCGCGCTCCAGGGCCCCCTCCGGCACGTGGCGGGAGCCGTCATGGACTACCGGACGCATGCCGACAACGTGACCCGCGGCCATCGCGAGCTGGTGGCCGCCATCGGCGATGTGATCGACTGGCATCGGGCGGCCGCGCTCCGGGCCGGCCGCGACGACCTGGTCCGGGACCTGGCGACCAGCCGGGCCGCGAACGGCCGGTTCGCGTTCTGGAGCGCCCAGCGGGTGGCCCGGACGGAGCTGAGATCCGGCGGAACAGCCGCCGCCGTACGTGAACTGCTGTGGGCGGTCCGGGCCGCCCCCACAGCGCCGCTGAGCTGGCTGCGCAAGCGGCTGGGCAGGAGATCCTGA